From the Anolis sagrei isolate rAnoSag1 chromosome 12, rAnoSag1.mat, whole genome shotgun sequence genome, one window contains:
- the EIF1AD gene encoding probable RNA-binding protein EIF1AD, translated as MSQATKRKHVVKEVLEEYVVPSERQQVVRVLGTPGNNLHEVETPEGTRFLASMPTKFRKNIWIKRGDFLLVDPIEEGEKVKAEISFVLYKDHVRYLKKEGYWPEAFLDDAAGTPRDVKERDRAASPQRSAGEDDSEDDDADLFVNTNRVNYNYEDESEESSEEEEEDDEEEEEEEENEK; from the exons ATGTCGCAGGCCACCAAGCGCAAGCACGTGGTGAAGGAGGTCCTGGAGGAGTACGTGGTGCCTTCCGAGAGGCAGCAGGTCGTTCGG GTCTTGGGCACCCCCGGCAACAACCTCCATGAGGTGGAGACCCCCGAAGGGACCCGGTTCCTTGCCAGCATGCCCACCAAGTTCCGGAAGAACATCTGGATCAAGAGAG GCGACTTCCTGCTGGTGGACCCCattgaggaaggggagaaagtgaAGGCGGAGATCAGCTTCGTCCTCTACAAGGACCACGTGCGGTACCTGAAGAAGGAGGGCTATTG GCCCGAAGCCTTTTTGGACGATGCCGCCGGAACTCCCCGAGACGTGAAAGAGAG AGACAGGGCCGCAAGCCCACAACGTTCGGCCGGAGAAGACGACTCCGAGGACGATGACGCTGACCTCTTTGTGAACACCAACCGGGTCAACTACAATTACGAAGACGAGAGCGAAGAGagcagcgaggaggaggaagaagacgacgaggaagaggaggaagaagaggagaatgagaagTAA